One region of Flavobacterium sp. KACC 22763 genomic DNA includes:
- a CDS encoding helix-turn-helix transcriptional regulator, which yields MSQNKNALIRYKTIDKCLQNKYRQWTLEDLIEECSEALSEYEGRQNPISKRTIQMDIQLMRSEKLGYNAPIVVYDKKYYKYEDEDFSITDIPLTETDMNVLTETVSMLKQFKDFSLFNDVSDILQRLEDKIYAEKSHTKPVIYLDKNENLKGLHYLDEIYQAIIKKMVLIITYKSFKSREETKFHFHPFILKEFNNRWFLIGKKKASQPITNLALDRIISIDYDFNLPYIEEDFDADIYYKDVIGVTVNSGLQPRRIELWVDASNAPYVLTKPLHTSQRIIKQNEDGSVIIHIYVIPNYEMERLLLGFGSCLEILKPEGLRNRMKKTLQDAISRYDSEQPTEINA from the coding sequence ATGTCACAAAACAAAAACGCCTTAATCCGATACAAAACCATAGATAAATGCCTTCAGAACAAATATAGGCAATGGACACTCGAAGATTTAATCGAAGAATGTTCTGAGGCTTTATCTGAATACGAAGGACGCCAAAACCCAATTAGCAAACGAACCATTCAAATGGATATTCAATTGATGCGAAGCGAAAAATTGGGTTATAATGCGCCAATCGTAGTTTACGATAAAAAGTATTATAAATATGAAGATGAAGATTTTTCGATAACCGATATTCCCCTGACGGAAACAGATATGAATGTTTTAACTGAAACAGTTTCGATGCTGAAACAGTTTAAAGATTTCTCTTTATTTAATGATGTATCAGATATTCTGCAGCGTTTGGAAGATAAAATCTACGCCGAGAAATCGCATACCAAACCTGTTATTTATTTGGATAAAAACGAAAACCTAAAAGGGCTTCATTATTTAGATGAAATTTATCAGGCGATTATTAAAAAGATGGTTTTGATAATTACCTATAAATCGTTTAAATCGCGAGAAGAAACCAAATTTCATTTTCATCCTTTTATATTAAAGGAATTCAACAACCGTTGGTTTTTAATTGGAAAGAAAAAAGCCTCACAGCCGATTACCAATTTGGCTTTAGACAGAATTATTTCGATTGATTATGATTTTAATCTACCTTATATAGAAGAAGATTTTGATGCCGACATTTATTATAAGGATGTAATTGGCGTAACTGTAAATTCAGGCTTACAACCGAGACGAATTGAATTATGGGTGGATGCTTCAAACGCACCTTATGTACTTACAAAACCGTTGCATACTTCTCAGCGCATAATTAAGCAAAATGAAGACGGAAGTGTTATTATACATATATATGTAATACCAAATTATGAAATGGAACGTCTTCTGTTAGGGTTTGGAAGCTGTTTGGAGATTTTAAAGCCAGAAGGTCTGAGAAATCGTATGAAAAAGACTCTTCAAGACGCTATTTCACGCTATGATTCAGAACAACCAACTGAAATAAATGCATAA
- a CDS encoding MarR family winged helix-turn-helix transcriptional regulator, producing the protein MKDKTIDYILRATWQAVSRMYNEEAAKYDATMATGFALLSMDKEEGTPSTALGPRMGMEATSLTRTLKSMEEKGLIVRKKNPSDGRGVLIYLTDFGKEKRDLSKNTVLKFNETVRKHVSEEKLNHFIEVSEIINELIHDKNIFNQTENTEEK; encoded by the coding sequence ATGAAAGACAAAACGATAGATTATATTTTAAGAGCGACATGGCAAGCTGTTTCAAGAATGTATAATGAAGAAGCTGCTAAATATGATGCAACAATGGCGACAGGGTTTGCTCTTTTAAGTATGGACAAGGAAGAAGGAACTCCGTCAACGGCTCTTGGCCCAAGAATGGGAATGGAAGCCACCAGCTTAACAAGAACCTTAAAATCTATGGAAGAAAAAGGTTTAATTGTTCGCAAAAAAAACCCAAGTGACGGAAGAGGTGTTTTAATCTATCTAACCGACTTTGGTAAAGAAAAAAGAGATTTATCTAAAAATACAGTTCTGAAATTTAATGAAACGGTTAGAAAACATGTTTCAGAAGAAAAACTGAATCATTTTATCGAGGTTTCTGAAATCATCAATGAACTGATTCACGATAAAAACATATTTAATCAAACAGAAAACACAGAAGAAAAGTAA